One window of Streptomyces sp. SUK 48 genomic DNA carries:
- a CDS encoding polyprenyl synthetase family protein, translated as MRPTHAKDHPATAPPRPVAAVSGASLPCRPPACGGRERYDEEAYAVAGAPFFAGAAEVREADADVPGAVGRTLDGVLAERLRRARSADPLFAEELAERVARFTLKGGKRTRAQLVWWAVRACAGRDPVAAAAALRIGSALELLQTCALVHDDVMDRAVVRRGRPALHVDLAGGHAGRVGDERAERFGQSAAVLAGDLALAWADDLVAETPLPSRTAMVVRRLWSDMRTEMVAGQYLDVRGQIAAAWSLPRVRRAACLKSALYSVGRPLALGAAAAGADDVTARRLGDAGRCVGMAFQLRDDVDDVFGDPRETGKACGGDIREGKPTSLLAVARARAEAAGDGAALAVLERWLGDPALTGRGLEQVRDVLVGTGARDAVESRIDRLAARGLWHFDRAALDTEGSGPLRALLLATAGARPDGTGADGARADGARVNGARTNGARAGGAQTREAPLDGARTSDARADSARTDGARTNEAPPPDCAGTDEAPPHEARTNGTQVDGARVNEARAGEAQTNEAPPDGARTNNARSDGTRADGTRADGARVNDARANGVRADAVPPDGDAVRPWPAPSPYGHPVRGGAGSGR; from the coding sequence ATGCGTCCCACCCACGCGAAGGACCACCCCGCGACCGCGCCGCCCCGACCGGTGGCGGCGGTCTCCGGGGCGTCGCTTCCGTGCAGGCCACCGGCCTGCGGCGGCCGGGAGCGGTACGACGAGGAGGCGTACGCCGTGGCAGGCGCGCCGTTCTTCGCCGGCGCCGCCGAGGTGCGCGAGGCCGATGCCGACGTGCCGGGTGCCGTCGGCCGGACACTCGACGGCGTGCTGGCGGAGCGCCTGCGCCGGGCCCGGTCGGCCGATCCCCTCTTCGCCGAGGAACTGGCCGAACGGGTGGCGCGCTTCACTCTCAAGGGTGGCAAACGCACACGCGCTCAACTGGTGTGGTGGGCGGTGCGGGCATGCGCCGGCCGGGACCCGGTGGCCGCGGCGGCCGCCCTGCGCATCGGAAGCGCCCTCGAACTGCTGCAGACGTGCGCGCTCGTCCACGACGACGTGATGGACCGGGCGGTAGTCCGGCGCGGCCGGCCCGCGCTGCACGTGGACCTGGCCGGGGGGCACGCCGGGCGGGTGGGTGACGAGCGGGCCGAGCGGTTCGGGCAGTCGGCGGCGGTCCTCGCCGGGGACCTGGCGCTGGCCTGGGCCGACGACCTGGTCGCGGAGACGCCGCTGCCGTCCCGGACGGCGATGGTGGTGCGACGGTTGTGGAGCGACATGCGCACGGAGATGGTCGCGGGCCAGTACCTGGATGTGCGGGGCCAGATCGCGGCGGCGTGGTCGCTGCCCCGGGTGCGGCGGGCGGCCTGCCTGAAGAGCGCCTTGTACTCGGTGGGGCGGCCGCTCGCCCTGGGTGCGGCAGCGGCGGGCGCCGACGACGTGACCGCGCGCCGGCTGGGGGACGCGGGCCGCTGTGTCGGCATGGCGTTCCAGCTGCGGGACGACGTGGACGACGTCTTCGGCGATCCGCGGGAGACCGGCAAGGCGTGCGGTGGCGACATCCGGGAGGGCAAGCCCACCTCTCTTCTCGCGGTCGCCCGCGCGCGGGCCGAGGCGGCGGGTGACGGCGCCGCGCTGGCCGTTCTGGAGCGGTGGCTCGGCGACCCGGCACTCACCGGCCGCGGCCTTGAGCAGGTACGGGACGTGCTGGTCGGAACGGGCGCGCGCGACGCCGTGGAAAGCAGGATCGACCGGCTCGCCGCGCGGGGGCTGTGGCACTTCGACCGTGCGGCGCTGGACACGGAGGGCTCCGGTCCGCTGCGCGCCCTGCTGCTCGCGACGGCGGGGGCGCGGCCGGACGGCACGGGGGCAGACGGCGCCCGAGCAGATGGGGCGCGGGTCAATGGGGCGCGGACGAACGGGGCTCGGGCAGGTGGGGCGCAGACGAGGGAAGCGCCGCTGGACGGGGCACGGACGAGCGACGCGCGGGCGGACAGCGCGCGGACAGATGGCGCGCGGACGAACGAGGCGCCGCCGCCGGATTGCGCGGGGACGGACGAGGCACCGCCGCACGAGGCACGAACGAACGGCACGCAGGTGGACGGCGCTCGGGTGAACGAGGCGCGGGCAGGTGAGGCGCAGACGAACGAAGCGCCGCCGGACGGGGCACGGACGAACAACGCGCGGTCGGACGGGACTCGGGCAGACGGCACGCGGGCAGACGGCGCGCGGGTCAACGACGCGCGGGCGAACGGGGTCCGGGCGGACGCGGTGCCGCCGGACGGGGACGCCGTACGCCCGTGGCCCGCGCCCAGCCCGTACGGGCATCCTGTTCGCGGCGGCGCGGGGAGCGGCCGGTGA
- a CDS encoding phytoene desaturase — MTRALPGPTDHVVVVGAGLAGLSAALHLLGAGRRVTVVEREELPGGRAGRLDLAGYRIDTGPTVLTMPELADEAFAAVGDSLRERVDLVPLHPAYRACFADGSTLDVHTGADAMAAEVERFAGAAEAAGYRRLRDWLQRLYRVQMRRFIDTNFDSPLGLLNADLARLAALGGFGRLDARIGRFLSDERLRRVFSFQALYAGVPPARALAAYAVISYMDTVAGVYFPRGGMHALPRAMAQAAAEAGAELCFGQRVTRLERSGERVTAVVTDTGRIPCDAVVLTPDLPVAYRLLGRRPRRPLGLRHSPSAVVLHAGTDRTWPQLAHHTISFGAAWHSTFDELTRSGDLMSDPSLLVTRPTATDPGLAPPGRHLHYVLAPCPNTDIGPDAAAWSDLGPRYRDILLRELERRGLAGFEAAIEAECLVTPADWHALGHAAGTPFSAAHTFTQTGPFRPRNTVRGTQNAVLAGCGTTPGVGVPTVLLSGKLAAARVTGVPPRRGTRARPPAAPARADRTDAPAPTASPTASGTPAVAGQPEAPGGLLAAPTNEGRTG, encoded by the coding sequence GTGACCCGCGCTCTGCCCGGTCCCACGGACCACGTGGTGGTCGTCGGCGCCGGGCTGGCCGGGCTGTCGGCGGCGTTGCATCTGCTGGGCGCCGGGCGGCGGGTCACCGTCGTCGAGCGCGAGGAACTGCCGGGAGGCAGAGCCGGGCGCCTCGACCTGGCCGGATACCGGATCGACACCGGGCCCACCGTGCTGACCATGCCCGAGCTGGCCGACGAGGCGTTCGCCGCCGTCGGCGACAGCCTGCGCGAGCGGGTCGACCTCGTCCCCCTTCATCCCGCCTACCGGGCCTGCTTCGCGGACGGCAGCACGCTCGACGTGCACACGGGCGCGGACGCGATGGCCGCCGAGGTGGAGCGGTTCGCCGGGGCCGCCGAGGCGGCGGGGTACCGCCGGCTTCGCGACTGGCTCCAGCGCCTGTACCGGGTCCAGATGCGACGCTTCATCGACACCAACTTCGACTCGCCCCTGGGTCTGCTCAACGCCGACCTCGCCCGGCTGGCGGCGCTGGGCGGCTTCGGCCGGCTGGACGCCCGGATCGGCCGCTTCCTGAGCGACGAACGGCTGCGCCGGGTCTTCTCCTTCCAGGCCCTGTACGCGGGTGTGCCCCCGGCGCGGGCGCTGGCCGCCTACGCGGTCATCTCCTACATGGACACGGTCGCCGGCGTGTACTTCCCCCGGGGCGGCATGCACGCGCTGCCGCGGGCGATGGCGCAGGCGGCCGCCGAGGCGGGCGCCGAGCTGTGCTTCGGGCAGCGGGTGACCCGGCTGGAGCGGTCGGGCGAACGGGTCACCGCCGTCGTCACCGACACCGGCCGCATTCCGTGCGACGCGGTCGTCCTCACCCCGGACCTGCCCGTCGCCTACCGTCTGCTCGGCCGCCGGCCGCGCAGACCGCTCGGGCTGCGGCACTCGCCCTCCGCGGTCGTGCTGCACGCCGGCACGGACCGCACCTGGCCCCAACTCGCCCACCACACCATCTCGTTCGGCGCGGCGTGGCACTCCACGTTCGACGAACTCACCCGCTCCGGCGATCTGATGAGCGACCCGTCACTGCTGGTCACCCGCCCCACCGCCACGGACCCCGGCCTCGCGCCGCCGGGCCGCCATCTGCATTACGTCCTCGCCCCCTGCCCCAACACCGACATCGGCCCGGACGCGGCGGCCTGGTCCGATCTGGGACCGCGCTACCGGGACATCCTGCTGCGGGAGCTGGAGCGACGCGGGCTGGCCGGGTTCGAAGCCGCCATCGAGGCGGAATGCCTGGTCACCCCGGCCGACTGGCACGCTCTGGGGCACGCGGCCGGCACCCCTTTCTCCGCCGCCCACACCTTCACGCAGACCGGCCCGTTCCGGCCGCGCAACACGGTGCGCGGCACACAGAACGCGGTCCTGGCCGGCTGCGGCACCACCCCCGGCGTCGGTGTGCCGACCGTGCTGCTGTCCGGGAAGCTCGCCGCGGCCCGCGTCACGGGCGTCCCACCGCGTCGAGGCACTCGCGCGCGTCCCCCGGCGGCCCCCGCCCGCGCCGACCGGACGGACGCCCCAGCCCCTACGGCGTCCCCGACGGCGTCCGGGACCCCGGCTGTCGCGGGGCAGCCCGAAGCGCCGGGGGGCCTCCTGGCCGCCCCCACGAACGAAGGCAGGACGGGATGA
- a CDS encoding phytoene/squalene synthase family protein, protein MTDRELAAAGISDPGLRAAYRHCRALNARHGRTYFLATRLLPVERRSAVHALYGFARWADDIVDCPAPGAGAEACAGALARLQAELEEGLRRGGSGEPVVHALADTARRYGIDHAHFRDFMTAMRSDLVVTSYPTYSDLRAYTHGSAAVIGLEMLPVLGTVVPREEAAPYAAALGVAFQLSNFLRDVGEDLDRGRVYLPGDLLAGHGVDRELLAWSRAEGRPDRRITAALREFEALTRGVYRSAVPGIGLLDPVARPCIRTAAVLYGGILDAVARDGYTVLHRRSVVGRRRRAVVAADGLARVVTARLRARSGPVRRPGGGARLPVAARATAVRPAGEAA, encoded by the coding sequence ATGACCGATCGAGAACTGGCCGCGGCGGGGATCAGCGACCCGGGGCTCCGCGCGGCCTACCGCCACTGCCGCGCCCTCAACGCCCGGCACGGCAGGACGTACTTCCTCGCCACCCGGCTGCTGCCCGTCGAACGCCGGTCCGCCGTGCACGCCCTGTACGGCTTCGCCCGCTGGGCCGATGACATCGTCGACTGCCCCGCCCCCGGGGCCGGAGCCGAGGCGTGCGCGGGGGCGCTGGCGCGGCTCCAGGCGGAACTGGAGGAGGGGCTGCGACGGGGCGGCAGCGGCGAGCCCGTGGTGCACGCGCTCGCCGACACCGCCCGCCGCTACGGCATCGACCACGCCCATTTCCGGGACTTCATGACCGCTATGCGCTCCGACCTGGTCGTGACGTCCTACCCCACCTACTCCGATCTGCGCGCGTACACACACGGCTCCGCGGCGGTGATCGGGCTCGAGATGCTGCCGGTGCTGGGCACGGTGGTGCCACGGGAGGAAGCCGCGCCGTACGCCGCGGCGCTCGGCGTCGCCTTCCAGCTCAGCAACTTCCTGCGGGACGTCGGCGAGGACCTGGACCGCGGGCGCGTGTACCTGCCCGGCGATCTGCTCGCCGGGCACGGCGTCGACCGGGAACTGCTGGCGTGGAGCCGCGCGGAGGGGCGCCCGGACCGCCGGATCACCGCCGCGCTCCGGGAGTTCGAGGCGCTGACCCGTGGCGTCTACCGGTCGGCGGTCCCCGGGATCGGGCTGCTCGACCCGGTGGCACGGCCCTGCATCCGTACGGCCGCCGTCCTGTACGGGGGCATCCTCGACGCCGTGGCCCGCGACGGCTACACCGTGCTGCACCGGCGGTCGGTGGTGGGGCGGCGGCGCAGAGCGGTGGTCGCCGCGGACGGGCTCGCCCGGGTGGTGACGGCCCGGCTGCGGGCGCGCAGCGGTCCCGTGCGCCGGCCGGGGGGCGGTGCCCGCCTGCCCGTGGCGGCCCGGGCGACGGCCGTCCGCCCCGCCGGGGAGGCCGCGTGA
- a CDS encoding DUF5914 domain-containing protein, which produces MKRRHLPLSWRRDAVPWERQRATWREARPAVIAGALKRAGARPSGNWYVVGASRALRGDGKLALSVAGHEVVVWRGPDGRPVGGPGICPHLGAPLRDSPVRCGRLVCHWHGLALNGGPDAGWSPLPVHDDGVLVWLRLDAVGGEEPWDAPVVPRRPEPARAVTAVYTGTGVCEPEDVVANRLDPWHGAWFHPYAFADLTVVDAPEGPLGADGDGSDALTVDVSFKAAGRLVVPVRAVFTAPGPRTVVMRITRGEGVGSVVETHATPLGPDEAGRPRTAVTEAVVAASDRPGFAAARRAAPLLRPLMRAAAARLWRDDLAYAERRWQLRATGRFPG; this is translated from the coding sequence GTGAAGCGCCGTCACCTGCCGCTGTCGTGGCGCCGCGACGCCGTGCCGTGGGAACGGCAGCGAGCCACCTGGCGCGAGGCACGGCCCGCGGTGATCGCCGGGGCGTTGAAGCGGGCGGGGGCCCGGCCGTCCGGGAACTGGTACGTCGTCGGCGCCTCACGTGCCCTGCGCGGGGACGGCAAGCTCGCGCTGAGCGTGGCAGGGCACGAGGTCGTGGTGTGGCGGGGGCCCGACGGACGCCCCGTCGGCGGTCCCGGGATCTGCCCGCACCTCGGAGCACCGCTGCGGGACAGCCCGGTGCGCTGCGGCAGGCTGGTGTGCCACTGGCACGGGCTGGCCCTGAACGGGGGCCCGGACGCGGGCTGGTCCCCGCTGCCGGTGCACGACGACGGGGTACTGGTGTGGCTGCGCCTGGACGCGGTGGGCGGCGAGGAGCCGTGGGACGCGCCGGTCGTTCCGCGCCGTCCCGAGCCCGCGCGCGCCGTCACGGCCGTCTACACGGGCACGGGAGTCTGCGAGCCCGAGGACGTGGTGGCCAACCGGCTCGACCCGTGGCACGGGGCATGGTTCCATCCCTACGCGTTCGCCGACCTGACGGTGGTGGACGCGCCCGAGGGACCGCTCGGCGCGGACGGCGACGGCTCGGACGCCCTGACCGTCGACGTGTCCTTCAAAGCGGCGGGCCGACTGGTCGTGCCGGTCCGCGCCGTCTTCACCGCGCCCGGACCACGTACGGTCGTCATGCGCATCACACGTGGCGAGGGCGTCGGCTCCGTCGTGGAGACCCATGCCACGCCGCTGGGCCCGGACGAAGCCGGCCGGCCCCGCACCGCCGTGACCGAGGCGGTGGTCGCCGCGTCGGACCGACCGGGGTTCGCGGCCGCCCGCCGTGCCGCACCGCTGCTGCGTCCCCTGATGCGCGCCGCGGCCGCGCGGCTGTGGCGTGACGACCTGGCCTACGCGGAGCGCCGCTGGCAGCTGCGCGCCACGGGGCGCTTCCCGGGCTGA
- a CDS encoding DUF5707 domain-containing protein: MSKRLVVSSLVGAAAVAGAVAFATSADAAAPAKPTISKAAARYTTSTAGASLTFTATVADSSGVKGLKVLAWPASSGLAPTADEMKAVEGATCKATSTTTSVCTYTAKSSARESAALPEGTWYVSALATAKDHGTTFEPKATTFTLKH, encoded by the coding sequence ATGTCCAAGCGCCTCGTCGTCTCGTCGCTCGTCGGAGCCGCCGCCGTCGCCGGCGCCGTCGCGTTCGCCACCTCGGCCGACGCCGCGGCGCCTGCCAAGCCGACGATCTCCAAGGCTGCCGCCCGCTACACCACTTCGACCGCCGGGGCCTCGCTCACCTTCACGGCCACTGTCGCCGACAGCTCTGGAGTCAAGGGCCTGAAGGTGCTGGCCTGGCCTGCGAGTTCGGGTCTCGCGCCCACGGCCGACGAGATGAAGGCCGTCGAGGGCGCCACGTGCAAGGCGACTTCGACGACGACCTCCGTCTGCACCTACACCGCGAAGAGCTCGGCCCGGGAATCCGCCGCGCTGCCCGAGGGCACCTGGTACGTGTCCGCGCTCGCGACCGCGAAGGACCATGGCACGACCTTCGAGCCCAAGGCCACGACCTTCACCCTCAAGCACTGA
- a CDS encoding TetR/AcrR family transcriptional regulator C-terminal domain-containing protein, giving the protein MNREVVVTEALGLLDEVGLDAVSTRRLAKRLNVEQPSLYWYFHTKKDLLAAMAEAAMEPHATAPLPTPGDDWRDWFADNTRSFRRTLLMRRDGARLHAGSTPGGDLARLRRKMDFLVASGVPERDAQMAMLAASRFTVGSVLEEQADTGPGDGAERPADMPVIDHESAFEAGLALLLNGLARRTGM; this is encoded by the coding sequence ATGAACCGCGAAGTTGTCGTCACCGAGGCCCTCGGCCTGCTCGACGAGGTCGGGCTGGACGCCGTGAGCACGAGACGGCTGGCGAAGCGGCTGAACGTGGAACAGCCGTCGCTCTACTGGTACTTCCACACCAAGAAGGACCTCCTCGCCGCCATGGCGGAAGCGGCGATGGAACCCCATGCGACCGCGCCCCTGCCGACACCCGGCGACGACTGGCGGGACTGGTTCGCGGACAACACGCGCAGTTTCCGGCGCACCCTGCTGATGCGCCGGGACGGCGCACGGCTCCACGCGGGCAGCACCCCCGGCGGCGACCTCGCCCGGCTCCGCCGCAAGATGGACTTCCTCGTCGCCTCCGGCGTGCCCGAGCGGGACGCCCAGATGGCGATGCTGGCCGCCAGCCGCTTCACCGTCGGCAGCGTCCTGGAAGAGCAGGCGGACACGGGCCCCGGCGACGGCGCGGAGCGGCCCGCTGACATGCCGGTGATCGATCACGAGTCGGCGTTCGAGGCGGGCCTCGCCCTCCTCCTGAACGGCCTCGCGCGACGCACCGGCATGTAG
- a CDS encoding FAD-dependent monooxygenase has product MGMAEGSGGRPLRVLVAGGGIAGQALAFWLARGGHRVTVVERFPALRAAGAQVDLRGQGIEAVERMGLLDAVRGRLVDEAGVALVDARGRARATIMANTSGKGRQTLTSEYEIMRGDLVRILHDATRKDAEYVFGKSVDGFAQDEHRVVAHFSDGTRGEYDLLVGADGQGSRIRRAILPDGFDPYWRVGIHMAYWFVPRIASDSTIRDTYMVPGGRQIMRRSHNPAETQVYFVLREESEDASAIHRAPVEHQQEFWASRFHDAGWQTERFVEGMRSSPFFYSQEIVQVRTDTWSRGHVVLAGDAAHCASPYSGMGISGGLVGAHVLAGEINRHPADLPTALANYESMLRPFVDTIQSQVKPRLLRLAMPMTRRAIGAFQATTALACRLHLPDLAARLSKEDRGGTWQLPENPAPLSTV; this is encoded by the coding sequence ATGGGCATGGCGGAGGGATCGGGCGGGCGGCCCTTACGGGTGCTCGTCGCCGGTGGCGGAATCGCGGGGCAGGCCCTGGCTTTCTGGCTCGCCCGGGGCGGCCACCGGGTGACCGTCGTCGAACGCTTTCCGGCGCTGCGGGCCGCCGGGGCCCAGGTCGATCTGCGCGGCCAGGGCATCGAGGCCGTCGAGCGCATGGGGCTGCTCGACGCCGTCCGGGGCAGGCTCGTGGACGAGGCGGGCGTCGCCCTGGTCGACGCCCGCGGCAGGGCCAGGGCGACGATCATGGCCAACACCTCGGGGAAGGGCCGGCAGACCCTCACCTCCGAGTACGAGATCATGCGCGGGGACCTGGTGCGCATCCTGCACGATGCGACGAGGAAGGATGCCGAGTACGTCTTCGGCAAGAGCGTGGACGGCTTCGCACAGGACGAACACCGGGTCGTCGCGCACTTCTCCGACGGCACCCGCGGCGAGTACGACCTCCTGGTCGGCGCCGACGGGCAGGGCTCGCGCATCCGGCGGGCGATCCTCCCGGACGGCTTCGACCCGTACTGGCGCGTCGGCATCCACATGGCCTACTGGTTCGTCCCGCGCATCGCCTCCGACAGCACCATCCGGGACACCTACATGGTCCCGGGCGGCCGCCAGATCATGCGCCGCAGCCACAACCCGGCCGAGACCCAGGTGTACTTCGTCCTACGGGAGGAATCCGAGGACGCCTCGGCGATCCACCGCGCGCCCGTCGAGCACCAGCAGGAGTTCTGGGCGAGCAGGTTCCACGATGCCGGATGGCAGACCGAACGCTTCGTCGAGGGCATGAGGTCCAGCCCGTTCTTCTACTCCCAGGAGATCGTCCAGGTCCGCACCGACACCTGGTCCAGGGGCCATGTGGTCCTGGCCGGTGACGCCGCCCACTGCGCCTCCCCCTACAGCGGCATGGGCATCTCCGGCGGCCTGGTGGGCGCCCACGTCCTGGCCGGCGAGATCAACCGCCACCCCGCCGACCTGCCGACCGCCCTGGCCAACTACGAGAGCATGCTGCGGCCCTTCGTCGACACGATCCAGAGCCAGGTCAAACCGCGCCTGCTACGCCTGGCCATGCCGATGACCCGGCGGGCGATCGGCGCCTTCCAGGCCACCACCGCACTGGCCTGCCGCCTGCACCTCCCCGACCTCGCCGCGCGCCTCTCGAAGGAGGACCGCGGAGGCACCTGGCAACTCCCCGAGAACCCGGCACCGCTCAGCACCGTGTGA
- a CDS encoding PAS domain-containing protein: MDETERTTRLDETPGPPGRNPFGALAELTPAAAFMRDGAGRYVWANHAYAHLYGTTRDAVIGRHLSDLDEPANASRFLAMDRQVLTDSKPLRHALTYRRPDGSSAHAAGYRFPVRWGDERCVAGIYVDVTDYVRALDQRHRAEADLRALRDHSGLACVRLAPDGRVSEAGTATAEILRLRLSDLTGLHAASLLADTPERSALSRVWDDLITGRRRSARASAVLVDGEGWQRRARIRLTTVGSAAPGVTGVWAVATHLGRRQLTQPTLTAAQVRIVALLAAGRSNADIAEELHLSRQTLDYHLSRLRVLLEAPTRPALVARAYVLGILSPRTWPPRSPTAAHPSSPV, encoded by the coding sequence GTGGACGAGACGGAACGCACGACACGCCTGGACGAAACGCCCGGCCCGCCCGGCCGGAACCCGTTCGGAGCCCTCGCCGAACTCACCCCGGCCGCCGCCTTCATGCGCGACGGCGCCGGACGCTATGTGTGGGCCAACCACGCCTACGCCCACCTGTACGGGACGACCCGCGACGCGGTGATCGGCCGCCACCTGTCCGACCTCGACGAACCCGCCAACGCCAGCCGGTTCCTCGCCATGGACCGACAGGTCCTGACCGACAGCAAGCCCCTGCGGCACGCGCTCACCTACCGCCGCCCCGACGGCTCCTCCGCACACGCGGCGGGCTACCGGTTTCCCGTCCGCTGGGGTGACGAACGCTGCGTCGCCGGTATCTACGTCGACGTCACCGACTACGTCCGGGCGCTGGACCAACGCCACCGGGCCGAGGCGGACTTACGCGCGCTGCGCGACCACAGCGGACTGGCCTGCGTCCGGCTGGCCCCGGACGGACGAGTGAGCGAGGCAGGCACCGCCACGGCCGAGATCCTGCGCCTGCGCCTCTCCGATCTGACCGGTCTGCACGCCGCGTCCCTGCTCGCCGACACACCCGAGCGCAGCGCCCTGTCACGCGTCTGGGACGACCTGATAACCGGCCGGCGCAGAAGCGCCCGCGCCTCGGCGGTGCTCGTCGACGGGGAGGGCTGGCAGCGCCGGGCCCGCATCCGGCTGACCACCGTCGGCTCGGCGGCGCCGGGCGTCACCGGTGTGTGGGCCGTAGCCACCCACCTGGGCCGACGCCAGCTGACCCAGCCCACCCTGACCGCCGCGCAGGTCCGCATAGTCGCCCTGCTCGCGGCGGGCCGCAGCAACGCGGACATCGCCGAGGAACTGCACCTGTCGCGGCAGACCCTGGACTATCACCTGAGCCGGCTCCGCGTCCTCCTCGAAGCGCCGACGCGCCCCGCGCTGGTCGCCCGCGCCTACGTCCTCGGCATCCTCTCGCCCCGCACCTGGCCACCCCGCTCACCCACGGCGGCCCACCCCTCCAGCCCGGTGTGA
- a CDS encoding ATP-grasp domain-containing protein, whose amino-acid sequence MSQVLYVHAKGGPPVGHALTRVAGRAAVHLLALSELPAEVADDAARLCASVVTPPRAEHRDLVELIAARARAVGADAVLTFSEYAVVAVAEACRRLGLRGAGGAAALARDKRLMRATWERRGVPQPRFRAVATLPELERAITRLSCPLLLKAAWSAGSTAHQIIDEPGQARHAWRRSREVMAESAQLGFAEMHVPGASEDFIVEEIVTGRAEEWFDGPGWGDYVSVEGVVVDGDFRPVCLSGRMPTVWPFTERAGITPAAVESGAQHRIVELARQAVDALGLENCGTHTEIKLGAGGRMWVIETAARFGGAMTVPQIEDVFGLDLVGMFTDQLLGRSPAWPARTLTPADADGAAGSLVVLAVDGEGAPWPRRHLWDSSTVIRKAPVGAGGTLSVVRESSLPDGSPVPVYDPAGGANTMAGLCLLSADRPQSVVRDFTALVDALPDILPLDAVEEARA is encoded by the coding sequence GTGAGCCAGGTGCTGTACGTGCATGCCAAGGGCGGACCCCCGGTGGGTCATGCCCTGACGCGGGTGGCCGGGAGGGCCGCGGTGCACCTGCTGGCGCTCAGCGAGCTGCCCGCGGAGGTGGCGGACGACGCGGCACGGCTGTGCGCCTCGGTGGTGACGCCTCCCCGGGCGGAGCACCGGGACCTCGTGGAGCTGATCGCCGCTCGCGCCCGCGCGGTGGGGGCGGACGCCGTCCTCACCTTCTCGGAGTACGCGGTGGTCGCGGTGGCCGAGGCGTGCCGGCGGCTCGGCCTGCGGGGTGCCGGCGGAGCCGCCGCCCTCGCCCGCGACAAGCGGCTGATGCGCGCCACATGGGAGCGTCGCGGCGTTCCGCAGCCCCGTTTCCGCGCCGTCGCGACGCTCCCCGAGCTGGAGCGGGCGATCACCCGATTGTCATGCCCATTGTTACTTAAGGCGGCGTGGAGCGCGGGTTCGACCGCTCACCAGATCATCGACGAGCCCGGCCAGGCGCGGCACGCCTGGCGCCGCTCGCGCGAGGTCATGGCGGAGTCGGCACAGCTCGGCTTCGCCGAGATGCATGTGCCGGGCGCGTCGGAGGACTTCATCGTCGAGGAGATCGTCACCGGACGGGCCGAGGAGTGGTTCGACGGCCCCGGCTGGGGTGACTACGTGAGCGTCGAGGGCGTCGTCGTCGACGGCGATTTCCGGCCGGTGTGCCTGAGCGGACGCATGCCGACCGTGTGGCCGTTCACCGAGCGCGCCGGTATCACCCCGGCCGCCGTCGAGAGCGGGGCCCAGCACAGGATCGTGGAGCTGGCCCGGCAGGCCGTGGACGCGCTGGGACTGGAGAACTGCGGTACCCACACGGAGATCAAGCTCGGCGCGGGCGGCCGGATGTGGGTCATCGAGACGGCCGCCCGGTTCGGGGGCGCGATGACCGTGCCGCAGATCGAGGACGTCTTCGGCCTCGACCTGGTCGGCATGTTCACCGATCAGCTGCTCGGCCGCTCCCCCGCCTGGCCCGCGCGGACGCTGACGCCCGCGGACGCCGACGGCGCGGCGGGCTCCCTGGTGGTGCTCGCGGTCGACGGCGAAGGCGCACCGTGGCCGCGGCGCCATCTGTGGGACTCCTCGACGGTGATCCGCAAGGCGCCGGTCGGCGCCGGCGGCACGCTGTCCGTGGTCCGGGAGAGTTCCCTCCCGGACGGCTCGCCGGTCCCCGTCTACGACCCCGCGGGCGGCGCCAACACCATGGCGGGGCTGTGTCTGCTGTCGGCCGACCGGCCGCAGTCCGTCGTACGCGACTTCACCGCCCTGGTGGACGCGCTGCCGGACATCCTGCCCCTGGACGCCGTCGAGGAGGCGCGCGCATGA